The Antechinus flavipes isolate AdamAnt ecotype Samford, QLD, Australia chromosome 4, AdamAnt_v2, whole genome shotgun sequence genomic interval ATGTCTAAAACTGAGGGGTTGAACAGAAGATAACAGAAATGGATGACAACTTTTTGAGGCTATAAATTACATTAATGATCTCTATTAGTGGATGGATTTCCCCACATCAATGAAATCCCAAGTCTGAAACCCTTCTCCCCCATGGGGAAAAAATACTTGCAGTTTTAAGCACAAGAAAGTATGGTGGCTCTATTATCAGAAGACGGAAGTCAAGAGGAGGTTTCAAGTCATAATCAGTTTTAGGAACTTGTGGCTCATTCAAAGGATATCTAGTAGTTGGAGTTACAGGACTGGAAAGACTCAGAAAATGTAGATTTGGGAGATGAGCATTAAAGGGGCAGTTTTTGTTGAATGGTGAATAGAGGACTAAATGACATGCTGGTATTGTGGAGAGCCAAAGGATGGGGGGAAATTTTGTTTTGGAGTTGAGGAGATTTGAGAATGTTTAATGGTGAAAGAAAAGGAGTGGAAATTGAAAAGAACTGAGAAAGGGAGTGATTTAGCACAAAagaattcacatttctttataaGAAGCAGATATCTAATCCTTTAATGATCATCTTTTGCCCAGAATCCAAGTGTCCTGCCCTTCAGCCTCCTTTTCTTCCCAAACAGAAGTATCAGCCTGCTGGATCGATTCTCAGGTTCCCCTGGAATGACTACTCTTTCTCACCAAATCCGAGATATGTTCTCCCAGCAGAAGCTAGACCATGTGTGGATGGATACCCATTATGTGGGGCTGCAGTTTCCAGACCCGTGAGTTGGGAGGGTGTTAGACCTGATCATCTTTGCTCTGAAAGAGAATATGGGCTGATAGAACATGGGGACTAGGCAGAGGATGAGGGATGGGAGGAttctgacttttttctctttgcagGATACGGCCAAACACACTGCATTGGGTTGATCAGTCTGGCAATGTTTTGGGAGAGTTACATTTGGAGGATCCTGATGTCTATTGTCCCTACAGTGCCAAAGGCAGTGCTATTGTAAGGGGATTTCCAGGGGCCCAGATGTTTTTTTCCAGCCCCACCTACATCCCTTTAGTTTCTAGATTCAGACAAACTTGTTTTCTAGACTCCCTACCCCTCTCCTGGTGCCCTTTGGCCTCTTTTGGGTCCAGAAGTACTACCCTCTAGTTCTACACTCTTCTAATTCCTTATATGAGGGCCAGGCTCAGGGTGGGGATGGGAGAGGAAGCTATTGACTTGGTCGCTGTCTGTCTTGCTGGACTCTGTAGGGAGGACTCATCTATGCCAACTATGGGAGACTGAAGGATATGGAAGCTCTCCAAGAGAAGGATTTGGACCCCAAGGGGCACCTGCTACTGATGCGAATAGGACATGTTAGCTTTGCAGAGAAGGTGAGGGACCTCTCTGAGACAGTGAAGATTGAAAAGGGGGGACAAAACTAGGCAACAGAGACAGACCACACAATCCTACCAGCTTCTACTCCTTCCCAACAAGTTTGCTAGAATTAGAGCTCTTATCATAGAAAGCTAGTAGAAAGTAGAGggtgaaaagaaatagaaaagagccTTGGACTTGAATCAATAGACTCAAACTTGAGTTTTAACTATCACTCAACAGTTGTGTGAATTTAGAGAAATCTAAGTTTTAATCTCTTTGAACTTCAATATCCTCCTCTGTTAATGAAGAATAACAATAGTCCTCACAGATTTCTCATGATTGCAGATGTGAAAACACTTTATAACCTTAAAGTGCTGCATAATGTGAGCTATTAttgattgttgtttttattaggaagtaagcaatggaaggaaaatagaaggaatcaaaaaaatctctttagaaagaggaaataacttaTGAAGAAACAGGGAAGTAGTGGCTGTTATGGAAGTAGGAACCATATAGAGAAACTGGAAATAGATTTTGGAGAAATAAATGTGAGTACAGGAAACAGGATGTGGATTCTTGAGGTTCAGAAATGGAAAACATGGGGATATAGCAAGGATTCAGGAGGGTCTGAGGACTGGGAATTTGGATGCATGCTGATTTAGGAAAATGATGTTGCCTGACTTTTATACTAGGTATCGAATGCTGAGGCCTTTGGGGCTCTGGGTGTCCTCATTTACCCAGATCCTGCTGACATACACCCAGATCCTCACAGGAAGCTAAGGCTGTCTAACCACACAGCTGTGTATGGACATGTGAGTCTGGTACCTGGGAATCAAAGGGTCATTCAGGACCCTGACATCATCAGAAAGGAAGACCAGGCATGAGGTCAAGTCCAAAATATCTAGATTCTATGATTTATGTAGGAGGAAGACTGGATGGGGAATGGGAATAGGGAGATAAATATAGGGATGATGCTCAGTTGTGTTTCTATACTTGTCAGATATGCCCCAATTCCCCCCAACAGGTTCATTTAGGAACAGGGGATCCCTATACTCCTGGCTTCCCCTCCTATAATCAAACCCAGTTCCCACCTGTGGAATCCTCTGGCCTCCCTAGTATCCCAGTACAACCCATCAGTGCCAACATCACTGCACAGCTGCTAGGGTGAGTAaggggaaggcagggagggaaaaaaagccGTTATTTCTGCTTAGTCACAAGGATGACAACACCCAAAGACAGAAAACAcctgtcttttctatttttctcttcttctcagtCCCATTCCATCCCCATttacctctctgtgtctctttctctctgtctctcatttctatttccctctttaCTTCATCTCTGGCCCCTCTCAATCTTCAGCTCCTAGAAACAAAATCTCTGCAACAGGTCTATGACCTTTTCCCTCAACCCTGTTATTTCCCTGGTCCTGTTCTAGAGATGTCTTGTCTCCCTGACTTAGTTCATGCTCCTAGGAAGCTATCAGGCCCCAAGGCCCCCCAAGAATGGAAAGGGACTCTTTCTGACACTCCATACCGACTGGGCCCTGGACCAACTTTGCGCCTTGCTGTCAACAATCATCAAAACTCAACTCCAATTGTCAGCATCTTCGGCTGCATTGAGGGTCACTCGGAGCCTGGTAGGAGATGTGGGCTTTGGTTTAAATTCAACTTCTAATTTGCACTTAAGTATATGTGTTACCTATGCCAGATATGTCTAAATGGATTGTCTAAACAAATGTTCTGAGGAAGGCACTGGTATAATCTGAAGTCTGGATTATCtatgaaggggaaaaggaaatagaatagtaGGAGGGAGACAAACCAGAACACAGCAAGGCTGAGTACTTGGCATTCTTTTTCTTGGTCTTCAAAAGGGGTATCAAACTAGAATTATATTTATCCATCCCATTATATTATTGGTTTATGAATATATAGATTCAGAACAAAGCTACTTTCCTGGCTACTTTACCTTAAATTGGAGAAAGTTGTTCCAATCTCAAGTCTACCATCTTCCCCTTTTCTcattaaattttacttaaaagtAGAATTCTACTATAAAAGACCATcacaaatagaaaacaatgaataAACCCATTTTCCCAAGTAGAGGGCAAATAGAAATTAgagtatttatataattttaaatataagggAAATGCACAAAAATGGCTCTTTATATGGTAGTGAGATGAGATTCAACCAAGACAGAGGTCctgatttctttctccagttactccctcctccccaaagctGGAGTCAATCAGCTGAGGAGCTGACCTTCCCaaagtctctctttctgtgtttgaAGTTGGTCTCCCAACTCCTAACTCCCCAAAGATTTTAAAACCATTGCTCTTCCCCTGTCTATGTGTATTTCTGTATGTCACATTGGAggataactgaaaaaaaacaaaacaagacaaccTATCTATTCTTTCTTAGGTAGCATTAAAGATTCAAATCTAACCCCTTTACTTCACACTTTTACTCTTTGTTCCTGCCCCAGATCATTACATTGTCATTGGGGCCCAGAGAGATGCCTGGGGTCCAGGGGCAGCCAAGTCTGCTGTGGGCACAGCCATCCTGCTGGAGCTGGTGCGCATCTTTTCTACCATGGTGAGGAATGGTAAGGCCAGGGCCAAGATACTAGGATCATGGAGGTAGAAAGCGAGGGAAGGTTCAGGAATGAGAAGTTTCCAGGGTCCTAAGAGGAGGTCTAAGGACAGAATTGGGTGAGGCAAGAAAGAGGGCTTGGAGGTATGGTCCAGGGAacaaatagggagaaaaaagttaagaTCAGGGGTTGGAAAGGGAGGTGAAAATACTTGGGAGTATGTGAAGAATTAAAAGCAGGACAAAGTGATAAGTCTAGAAGTGGTCAGTTAAATAAGGATGAGAAAGGTAATTACTCTTCCTCAGTCCTTTCTTTCCCAATCATCAGGTTTTCAGCCTCGACGAAGTCTGCTTTTTGTCAGCTGGGATGGTGGTGACTTTGGGAATGTGGGAGTCACTGAATGGTTGGAGGTAATGAGCCAGAAATTGAGAGAATCTGGGGTGGGGGTGGTCCTGGGTGCTGAGTAGGGTTTgtccttaattttctctttccttcaggGCTACCTCACCATGTTACACCTCAAAGCTGCTGTCTATGTGAGCCTGGACAATGCTGTGCTTGGTGAGCTGAGACCTAAGCTTCCCATGGAAAAAGTTAGGACTTGAGACCTGAATTTAATTGTCTTCATCTCTCCACTTCTCTCCTCAGGGGATGACCAGTTCCATGTGAAAACCAGCCCTCTTCTCACCAGCCTCATCGAGAGCATCCTAAAGCAGGTATGAGACACAGATCTATAGATTATTAAATCTGAAAGAAACACTAGAGGATttgaaaaatgacttgtccaatgcCACAGAGGctagagaaaacaaaaggaaaaacctaggaaaaaaagagggggggtgTTCAGAGGTCTAGGTAAAATATCACTGAAGTCTTTTCTTCTAACCTCTCCTGATCCAGGTGGATTCTCCCAACTATAGTGGTCAAACCCTCTATGATCAGGTGGTGGTTCCAGGACATAACTGGGAAGCTGAGGTGTAAGTAATAGGCCTCCAGGGGATAGGATGTTCAAGTCTGgaatggaaagggagggaaaggagaggaactGACCTTGGTGGTAATAGTAGTGCTGATATCCTACTGGGACCTGGAAAATCTGAGGAAGGAAGTGTTTTCCATTGTTGGATACTCTCGATCATGCCTCCCATACTTAGGATCCGGCCTCTGCCCATGGATAGCAGTGCTTACTCCTTTACAGCTTTTGGAGGGGTCCCTGCTATTGAGTTCTCATTCACTGAGGTAAGCCTTATCCCAACCCCCCCAACTATGTCTCCTCTGTCACAACCCCATAATTCTAACCTTACCCTCCATTCCATATCTTAGATTCATGGTCCTATCAAAACTCTACCCTTACTTCTGTATCCCTAGCTGTTATGGACCTTGTTCTTCCCTATCTTTTGTCATCAGGAGGGCCCAGCTTACCCCTTCCTGAACACTAAAGA includes:
- the TFR2 gene encoding transferrin receptor protein 2; translation: MERVRGFFRKTNQELSHHFYTIYKQVEENQGKQLEEDEKQEEEEDPAAFIMNMELRTTNQKGQKQGESGRQNLTPKIITHFILINLFVFIVAFLLAYFAFRDSCHSCKDSVSEVSDELGYDLNPDTSGSNLYWADLREMFHKYLGEEQLKNSIRSISLLDRFSGSPGMTTLSHQIRDMFSQQKLDHVWMDTHYVGLQFPDPIRPNTLHWVDQSGNVLGELHLEDPDVYCPYSAKGSAIGGLIYANYGRLKDMEALQEKDLDPKGHLLLMRIGHVSFAEKVSNAEAFGALGVLIYPDPADIHPDPHRKLRLSNHTAVYGHVHLGTGDPYTPGFPSYNQTQFPPVESSGLPSIPVQPISANITAQLLGKLSGPKAPQEWKGTLSDTPYRLGPGPTLRLAVNNHQNSTPIVSIFGCIEGHSEPDHYIVIGAQRDAWGPGAAKSAVGTAILLELVRIFSTMVRNGFQPRRSLLFVSWDGGDFGNVGVTEWLEGYLTMLHLKAAVYVSLDNAVLGDDQFHVKTSPLLTSLIESILKQVDSPNYSGQTLYDQVVVPGHNWEAEVIRPLPMDSSAYSFTAFGGVPAIEFSFTEEGPAYPFLNTKEDTYKNLHGALQGRLPAVTRTMAMVVGQLLIRLSHDHLLPLDFGCYGDVILKHIGRLNEFSGDLKARGLTLQWIYSARGDYIRSAEKLQKEIHSSEESNERLIRMYNVRIMRVEFYFLSQYVSPAIYPFRHIFLGQGDHTLRALLEHLQLLRGKRAGAGSLTYSRPRFEEGLFRRQLALLTWTVQGAANALSGDVWNID